Below is a window of Dictyostelium discoideum AX4 chromosome 1 chromosome, whole genome shotgun sequence DNA.
CAACAGTACCACAATTCCATTCATAGGAAACTCTCTCTGCCACACCAATAGCTGAGATTCTTCTAGGTTGTGTACAAACTATATTACACTCTGATCCTTTCTCTTGGGAAATGAATGATTCTAAAATGTATTGAGGAATTTGAGTACTCTTACCACAACCAGTCTCTGCTGTAATAACAACGACTTGATTCTCTTgtaaacattttaaaaattctttctTTCTCTTAAAAACTGGTAATGATTCTCTCTTTTTAATCACACCTTTATCAACTTTAATTAATCTATCATATTCattctttaattctttattaatttttaatttttctttttcatttaatacttttttataattataattattattattattattattattattattattattattattattattattattattttgttgtttttgtactttattattattctttaaagtttcaatattatttgaattattattattattatttgaattattcgtattattatcaattataattGGAGTATTAAgtggttttaatttatttgataaaatatttgaaatattttgatCCAACCAagatattatattaaaaatcattggattaccaattgatgattgtaattcatttaaaattgaacgAATAACTATTTGATTTGTAATTGGTGTTGATTTTGCTGATGAAAAAGTTATAATTGGTAATTGAAATGGATAAGTAATTAATGATGTTGGTAAATAGATATTacatttaaatgatgatgatggtgattgaccattataaataatatgttgattatttgaactaaattcaatttcattattcaTATAAATCGATTGTAATgctaatatttcattttcaataatttctttacttTGTTCTTTAATGTCATCATCATTtgtaaattgattattattgttattattttcatttaatttaaataaatttaaataaactttaAAGAATACtattaattcatcatcatcatcatcatcatcatcatcatcatcatcatcattgatatcattataaattgattttgtattatttataagTTTTATAGTATCTCTTGGTAAAATGgctaaattttcaaattcacttttagttttattatagATTGGTTTATTTGGTTCAATTAAAAGTGAAGGTAATGGTGATTGATTGATATCAATCTTATCAATACCAATTGTTTTTGGTCTAAAATGTTCTGGTAATTGTGAATTTGATACATTTAAACATAACCATTCAATTATACcatgaatattattatgatcACAAACATTTACCAATGCTAATAAAATATCTTCCTTTTTAAATCCCAATTCAACCAATGTTGATAAAAtaatctctttttctttttcatccaattgttttctttcttcatatgttgatgttgatgctatatcactactactactactaacATCATTTTGACATAACTCCAATACTAGGGAATGTACAATTCTCATTGCTTCTTCAGACATATGAATTTGTGGTATCATTTGAGTATGAGTTCTAACTGGTTCCGCATTTTCAgcttcaaattttaattgttgttctAAAAGTAGACGTTGCTTTTCTTCCTCTTGTTTTGATTCTTGATCTAATTGCATCCAAAAGGGTGTATATTCTGGTGggaataatttataaatagttGTATTACCACATAAACTAAAGAGTGCTACCAATGCTGTATATGATTTCGCCTCTTGTGTAGTATCGTATATTGTCGTCGTTATATATTCTTTCTCGGtgatttgtttctttttaccttcaaattttaatataaccTTAAATTTATGTTTACCTGGTTTACTCTTTACTTCTATATAATTTGGTCTATCcatttgattcttttgacaatattcattcttttttttttttttttttttcagttaaTAACTTACAAAAAAATAAGGGAAAAAAGAGagaataatgatattaatatattcaaCTTACTAAATATTGAACAGGTTGTTTACCTGTCCATCTTGGTTTCTCTGGTGCCAATGGTAAACCAGTTGTTGGTGCCACTACTGAATCTTTTACTCCACTAACCTTTCCACCCTTTTTATCTGATGTTGGTGGTACTGGTGCACTTGTCTCTTTTTTTCCTCCTTTTCCGCCTTTATCAGGAGTTGGTGCTGGTGCACTTTTACCACCTTTACCTGTTGGAGGTGggggtgttggtgttgatccTTTTGCCATCTATCTATCTATCTCCTATCTCTACTTATTAACTATTaggaaaaataataaagtagttcaaaaaaaaaaaaatgaaaaaaaaaataaaaaaaataattcaattttgcgaaaaagcaaaaaattttcatttttttccttttatttttttattttttttttttaaattatcatttaatttatttttatatttttttatatgaatttAGTATATATATAGATAAATAGAGGACTCAAAAAtacaaaatgaaataaaatataaaaaaaaatgaatgtaaaattcaattttttttttttttttttctcttaaattaaaaagtaaattttaaaaatcaggTTCAATGGCATTATATAATGTTAAAGCAGTATCAAGATATGAAGATTTAGAGAAtgtaaattcaaaatttaagaaaaagaaaaagaaaaagaaaaagaaaaagaaaaagaaaagaagaaGTGAAAAACTTGAAAAAACTTATTATAGAAAGAGTACAGCAACTCATATATAGGGAATAAACGAAATTTATGATAATATGATAACGAATCAATATTTAGACAATCTGTCAAAAGATTTGATAAGgatttattcaaatattatattatatttgaataaatCCTTATCAAATCTTTAAATAGATTGTCTAAAtattgattcattatcatATAATCAGCTTTGGATAAATTAAGATCAATGatataatcaattatttcaaaatattataaagatgaaaatgattaatCATTCGATGTATAAATATTGTTCCAATGTCACTGGTGGGAATTCAGATCAATCATTTCAACTAATTATACAAATCGTACCATTAATAATGTTACTCGCCCAATTAGAACACTCAAAGAGTGTGTAAATCAAACACTTAAAGAGAACGACTTACAAAGAAAATTCAAAGATTAGCTATCACAGGTACTTCACTCTTACTTGGCTCATGAGGGTCACGGCaccttttaataataataaaaaaaaaaattcaatttaaaattatagataataataataattaaaatcaactaataccaatttaaatttgtaggACATCTTCATGGTACAAAACAAgtcaaatttcaaaaaaaaaaaaaaaaaaaaaaaaaaactaaaataaaacaaatatcaaaataaatataataaatgggattatttaatttatttttttatttttaaaaaatcatttaaaaatgtatcACActatattttgaaatttcacaATTATTTTGATATATATTAGTAGTTGGtagtgatgatggtgatggtggtgatggtggtgatgatggtgatggtggtgatgatgatagtggctgtagttgtggtggtgatggtagtggtggtggcggTAATTGTTGTTAGTTTTGTCCACTACTTGAAGCctcaatattatcattttttaataaatatcaaattatatttttattatggccagattcttttttattattttatgaaaacttaataataaaatgttatttattatttattaataattgatattaGTTTGTTATAAatcttaattttatttatccagcaatttttttttttttttttttttttttattctttactTGATAAGAAAGGTAtgtttcatttgaaaaaacaataatatcttttttaaaaataaaaaaaataatcattaatCAAATAACTaactttatatttattttaaattatttatacataATATCTTTACaaaatacttttaaaaaaagaaattaaaaataaaaatgcaattaatattttttatttattcttttttaaaaattatttaaaaatgattctatgtatataattaaaatttatctcttcaatataaaaataatccaatacaaattatttttatttatctctaataatattattaaatacgataaaaaagaatgacTGTATTTAATCCACAAACAATGACCCTCCATTTTATTTAGGCATTTAATTagataaacaaaaatatttaaaaaaaaaaaaaaaaaaattagatagATATTTTCTAAGATAAGATAAtctcaaataatgataaatgatttattattattttttgtcaAGTTCCCTATTATCCCTAACTAATCTGAAACAATTACTATCTTCTggatcaaattcaataagACCAGCTATTTTTAGGATTTGAATTGATTCTTGTGGTGAAACACCTTCTGTTAGTTCCAATGATTTGTCTTTACTTGAAATATATGATACTGGATTTGTTGAAAAACGATGCAATACTTGTTGTAAAacatatttaaaagtttCTTTTCTTAATTCATAGTTTTCAATAGATTGAGttcttcttttcttttctaaaatttcttCACTTTCATCCTCATTactttcatcattttcactttcattttcattttcattttcattttcattttcattttcattttcattttcattttcagttTCACACTCACTTTcactttctttttcattttcattttcatttttattttcattttcaatttcattttcattttcaatttcattttcaatttcattttcaatttcattttcattttcaatttcattttcatttatttccTCGTACTCCAAATcataaagataatttttatcaatagtttcatcttcatattcatcatcatcttcttgtttttttttttttttatctttttttttatctttttctttatcttccTCATCCTTACGAATAAGAAGACGATCAAaatgtttttcaattatttctgttattaataattgattattttttatgttATCATTTAGTGAATCAACTCCTTTAATTTCATGTTCCAATTCTTGAGGAATTTCCGATAATGGATCGATtctatatttaataattttacaaattgtTTCACTTTCATTCAATAGTATAGTttgttcaattaatttattttttttattttcaagttcttgctttaaaaaatcaaaatacatttttaattgCTCTACTGATAAAACTAAATCTGCTTCTAATCTAGTTTTAGCATCATCAAGATTAgctatattttcaaatgattcttCTTGAgtttcttcttttaatttccgaatttcatcttttaaaattttattttgattttctgATATTCTAATTCCCTAATAAACACAATAAATTCTAattagaatttaaataataataaataatataaataataataataataaataataaataataattactattggtttatttttttgagagtttaagttttttttatgttttgatAGTAATACTCGATTTTGATTTCTTACTGAGTTCAATTTATCACTAAGTTCATCTAAACTagcattttttaaaaacgaTATATCTTGATCTTTGTTGATTAATGATTTttccatttaaaaaaaattttgttgagaacaacaaaaaaaaaaaaaaataataaaaattttttcatttttttatttttttttgaagacgataaaaataaacattattaataattttcttattttcaccattgttccaaacaaacaaaaaaaaaaaaaaaaataatgataataataaaataaaaattaaattggtGAAAATAAGCTATTGATATTcagatatttaaatattttagttttgttttttttttttttaaaattttttttttttcttttttttttttttctttttttttttattctttaatcactaaaaaaaaagtgattttaattaaacaaatcttttttcatttcccatctttttttttttttaatctatctatctatccattttttttttttttttttaatgttttgaAGAAGTTGATAAAAATGAGGTTAAACCAGCACCTAAAGAAATTGAGAtgatataattataaactaATGGAacatttttgaaaatgatgaatgAAAAGATTGAAACGCAAATTAAGAAAACAGCATTATTATACATGATGGATGCTGCGATAGCTTCGTGTGAAGTGACGAGGGCTTGAACTTCTTTTTGTGCTGCTgcgaatttctttttatcacCAACTTTATTCTTTGATGCAATTGAGATATGTTCTCTGCTGGCTGAtaatctatttatttatttatttatttattattattattattattaaatttagttaataatttgtaatggatgaaaattaacaaaattaaaattaaaattaaaaaaaaaaaaaacttactttaATCTCTTCATTCTGTAAATGTTATTGTAGGCAAAAGTGAGAACAATTGCGGCGAAAAGGGTAACTGAACCATAAATAATCATATGATCATCAATTGACATGAAAAAGATGGCATGATATAAATCtatatatttgaattattaaaaatgttagtttttaattctttattttcatcattattttctttttttttttatttatatttgtaaaaaaaaaaaaagaaaacagtGTAATTAAACACCAacaaagtttttattttttttttttttatttttttttttttataaaaaaaaataaagaaatattaaattgattACTTACAAACTGGGACTAAAGCTACAATTAAAGAGTTGATGAAATAAACAATACGTTGTTCAATTGAAACGTCATTTTCGTGACGGAAAGCTGAGAATTCATCTACTTCGGCCATTTTGTTATTAaatgtttataaaaatataataatatgggtaataaaaaaatgaaaaattaattttaaaaatttgtgATCAtgctgaaaaaaaaaaaaaaaaaaaaaaaaaaaaaaaaaaaaaaaaaaatgaaattttttatttttttgaacaaaaaaaaaagtcacacatactctttttttaaaaaaagtcaTAACATTGTCaaaccccttttttttttaaaaaaaaaaaaaaaaaaaaatttaaaaaattttaaaaggtttattattttttttttttttttaccatttcAATAGTTATAATTACAAAATtaagataaattaaaaagtttgGTATGTACGATTTATCCTTTTTAATagctattttttttttttttttttttttaataaatttatttttttaatttttttttttttggaactTTCAACTAATTTCcctccttttttttttttttttttatttttcggaattattactttttttttttgtttttttatttttatttttatttttatttttattttttttattttataaatttctaaCAAACAattcacacacacacacacacaccaTAATAAATATGTCaactaaaaaatcaaaaactacaactactacaactacttcaacaccatcaattgaaaaaccaACAGAAGCACCatcaaaaaagaaaccatCAGCAACAactaaaaaatctaaaaccACCACAAATGAAAAGCAACCAATAGAATCAATATGTTTTTACAAAGTATTAGGTGTTGAAAAGACAGCAACTGAttcagaattaaaaaaagcaTACTATAAAAAAGCAAGAGAAGTACATCCAGATAAAAACAATGGTCCAGAGGCAAAAGAAGAATTTCAAAAACTTGGAagaatttattcaattttaaaagaaccATCATCTAGAAAATTTTATGATAAACATGGTGATGTTGAAGagtatttatttcattttttataattaaatttattattattatattatcatcactaactttgaatttaaaaaatatatatatatatataaataataaaatagtaCTGGTTTAGGTGGATTAAAAGGTGAAGATTTATATAATGCATGGATGGAACAATATAATATTGTTAGAGTTAGTGAAGAGAGAATAAAAGAATTCTTTAAACAACAAGATATGCAAAAGAAATCAAGTGGTAAACAAGTTAgtaaagatgaagaagatgatttaATAGATTTTTATAATAGACAAAGAGGTGATATGAAAAAGTatgttgtttctttttttttttctctctttttttctatttatagaatttctttttttaacacaaaatttttttttttttttttttaatgatcattaaaaatttaaagtatTAAAGAATATGTTATTGgatgtgaaaataaaaaagatgttgAAAGAATGTGTGatcatattaaatttttaatttcaaagaaaaaagtTAAAAGTTATCCAATATTCTTTACAAGTGGATCATTTTCatctaaaaaatcaattgacgAAGCAATGGTTGATCAAGCTGATGAAAAACCTGAAGAAGGTGAAGGTGAAGAAATtgttgaagaagatgaagatgatgaagatgaaagtGAAGAAGATGACGATagtgaagaagaggaagaggaggaggaggaagaagaagaggaaccAGTAAAAGTTTTACCAAAGAAAAGAgttattacaaaaaaagttgtaaaaacaccaattttaaaaaaacagaaaccaacaattattaaaaaaactgcAAAGAAAACTgcatcaaaaaaataaaattaataaacattgattttttttaaatatataatagtAGCACActgttaatttttatttatttaaaaattttttttttcttttttttcttataaatttttaatttcttcttttctttttctttattatatccattactttttttttttttataatttatttttttgataatttaatcatTTCTAATTCAGCTTCAGATTGTTTACCAGCTAAAATGTTTGGATATTTTTCAAGATTTTGAGGATTATTGAATGGTTCTAAGAGGGTAAGATTTTTATCAGAAGCAACATGACCAAAGAGAGTTGAAGAGATACGCCATAATGATTTACCTtcatcttttgatttttccaTAACTTTTAAGGTATCTTCAGTGACTACGACTTCATGGAAACCTGCTAAAATATCACCACCAGTGATCCATTCTAATTGTTTACCAGCTTGTAAGAGTAAACAACCATTTGGAACTTTAACTGGAACACGAGTACCATCACGAAGCCAAATGTATAAACCTGGATAACGACTCTTACCGTGAATAGTCAATAAATTGAAATCGTAGTGGAAACCTGCGAAAATTTGATCCAAATTACCAAATCTCTTTAAATCAGAACCGGTTGGTGCTAATAAATGTGGGCCGTTCTTCATCAAGTTGGTGATTGAATCCTTTGGTAAATTATAACCAGTGGCAATCATCTCAGAGACGGTCTCAATTGATGACAACATTAATGAACCCCATGAGTCCATAACATTTTGCCATTCCGGGAATGCTTTTGGAATGACTGGGGCACAATTTAATTCTGGAAATTTAGTATCCTCTGGACGATCACCAATTCTCCAAAAGAATCTCCATTTTGGATCGGCTCCTTTTGGTGCATGTGCTGCATATTGTGGTAATAATTTAGTGATAACTTCACTATGATCTCTTGGTTCCTCTGTAAATTCTGGTGTGGCTCCTAATTGATAACTCCATTCTGGATGAACATCTTTCATTAATTCCTCAGTTGGTTGTTCATAATATTTTTCCATCATATCtaaaaatctaattttaaaataaataataaataatattaatattttttttttttttttttttattttttattaataaatttttttaaaaaataattacaaacCTTGAATTATCTTCCTCATTGACTTTTGGATGTTTAATAACTAAACAAGATGTTTCTTGTAAAGttttaactaattttttacaaTCTTCCAATGCTTCAGCACTGGTTGGATCAGCAAGAAATCTAGAAACATCAATGACGACTGGACCACTTtccatctttatttttatatatttgcGTTGTTGTAATATTAGCTAAAGAGctgtttaaaataaaaaaaaaaaaaaaaaattaaaaaattaaaaaaaaataaaaaataaaaaaaaaaataaaaaaaaataaaaaataaaaaaaaaacttttaaaaaaacgaaagcaaaaaagaaaatctaAAGCTCCATTTAGAATTTTCAAACATTATTCAAAAACACGTGTAACATTTTACTTTccattaatttgatttaaattgatgatgatactcaattttttttttaaattttggctaaaatcaatattctaaaaaatatctttctattattaatttttttttttttaacaaaaaaaaaaaaaaaaaaaaaaaaataataataataaaaataaaaaatattggattttattaaaaaaaaaaaaaaaaaaaaaaaaaagaatttttattattattatttcaaataatacaaaaaaaattaatttttgttattgttggaaataaaataaaa
It encodes the following:
- the ssr3 gene encoding translocon-associated protein TRAP gamma subunit codes for the protein MAEVDEFSAFRHENDVSIEQRIVYFINSLIVALVPVYLYHAIFFMSIDDHMIIYGSVTLFAAIVLTFAYNNIYRMKRLKLSASREHISIASKNKVGDKKKFAAAQKEVQALVTSHEAIAASIMYNNAVFLICVSIFSFIIFKNVPLVYNYIISISLGAGLTSFLSTSSKH
- a CDS encoding hypothetical protein (Genomic DNA, chromosome 5, P1 clone:MDN11 (Hypothetical protein) (At5g48020)), with the protein product MESGPVVIDVSRFLADPTSAEALEDCKKLVKTLQETSCLVIKHPKVNEEDNSRFLDMMEKYYEQPTEELMKDVHPEWSYQLGATPEFTEEPRDHSEVITKLLPQYAAHAPKGADPKWRFFWRIGDRPEDTKFPELNCAPVIPKAFPEWQNVMDSWGSLMLSSIETVSEMIATGYNLPKDSITNLMKNGPHLLAPTGSDLKRFGNLDQIFAGFHYDFNLLTIHGKSRYPGLYIWLRDGTRVPVKVPNGCLLLQAGKQLEWITGGDILAGFHEVVVTEDTLKVMEKSKDEGKSLWRISSTLFGHVASDKNLTLLEPFNNPQNLEKYPNILAGKQSEAELEMIKLSKK